One Carassius gibelio isolate Cgi1373 ecotype wild population from Czech Republic chromosome A7, carGib1.2-hapl.c, whole genome shotgun sequence DNA window includes the following coding sequences:
- the LOC128017596 gene encoding putative nuclease HARBI1: MRSHAIPVPLQVLTTLGFLATGSFQRELADRSGISQSSLSRAMPAVWDGIIRMSTRYIRFPHDAVDQPNIKMQFAAIAGFPNVIGAIDCTHIAIKAPSEEEFAYVNRKHFHSINVQIICDAQMRLTNIVARWPGSTHDSYILTNSMVGMRLQAGRVRDGWLLGDRGYPLKTWLLTPLTNPQTDRERRYNNAHSRTRSVVERAIGQLKCRWRCLDRTGGMLLYRPDKVCRIVLACGVLHNVAHRHGIPLGEVAAPPDDPDPGPIYVQPNQQAVHARQHVIATI, encoded by the exons atgaggAGCCACGCAATACCCGTTCCCTTGCAGGTGCTGACAACACTTGGTTTCCTGGCAACTGGTTCTTTCCAAAGGGAACTGGCAGACCGCTCAGGAATAAGCCAGTCGTCTTTGAGCCGGGCAATGCCAGCGGTATGGGACGGGATCATCCGCATGTCTACCAGGTATATCAGGTTCCCACATGATGCAGTTGACCagccaaacattaaaatgcaatttgcagCGATAGCCGGTTTTCCTAATGTTATCGGAGCGATCGACTGCACACACATTGCTATAAAGGCGCCATCTGAAGAAGAATTTGCATATGTGAATCGGAAACATTTCCATTCAATAAATGTGCAGATAATATGTGATGCACAAATGCGCCTAACAAATATTGTGGCAAGGTGGCCTGGGTCAACCCATGATTCATACATCCTTACAAACAGCATGGTTGGGATGAGGCTCCAAGCTggcagggtgcgtgatgggtggcTTCTTG GAGACCGCGGTTATCCACTAAAGACGTGGCTTTTAACCCCCCTCACCAACCCACAAACTGACCGAGAGCGCAGATACAATAATGCCCATTCTCGCACTCGTTCAGTTGTAGAGCGGGCGATTGGGCAGCTGAAATGTCGGTGGCGCTGCCTTGACAGGACTGGGGGGATGTTGTTATACCGCCCTGACAAGGTGTGCCGCATTGTGCTGGCCTGTGGTGTGCTGCACAATGTCGCGCATAGGCATGGCATACCACTTGGTGAGGTGGCAGCACCGCCAGATGACCCCGACCCAGGACCAATTTATGTGCAGCCCAACCAACAAGCCGTTCATGCCCGCCAACATGTGATTGCGACAATATAA
- the LOC128016367 gene encoding uncharacterized protein LOC128016367 produces the protein MDRRSLRKRAVKRVSSLFSSFPDEMQITGAAENATVNITEEDQNQGDQGQASHKFDSEDDLQSDDDIVNVSTSLTDSLCDWAVHFRVSLVALAALLAILRVHHPFLPKDARTLLHTTTSYSIQVVAGGTYHYVGILKAFAKSMDRIWSHIPNRHEFKLQLNVDGLPLFKSSSVQFWPILGLLQGVVKKPVVIALFCGVSKPSCLVAYLQDLVSELQELSKGFFIKGKQCFLKVNSVICDAPARAFIKGTKSHTGYSGCDKCVQTGVYLKHRMTFPEVNSALRTDLSFKMLNDEDHHVTKSPLTDVGIGMVSCFPHDYMHLVCLGVVRRLLDLWIASGPLPSRLSSHQMKLISSALVGLRGFIPTDFARGFRS, from the coding sequence ATGGATAGACGTAGTCTTAGAAAACGAGCAGTGAAAAGGGTGAGTTCTTTATTTTCTTCCTTTCCTGATGAGATGCAGATCACTGGAGCTGCAGAGAATGCCACTGTGAATATCACAGAGGAGGACCAGAATCAGGGTGATCAGGGTCAGGCATCACATAAATTTGACAGTGAAGATGATTTGCAGAGTGATGATGACATAGTAAATGTCAGTACATCACTAACTGACTCTTTGTGCGACTGGGCAGTTCATTTCAGAGTGTCTTTAGTAGCTTTGGCTGCACTTCTGGCCATCTTGAGAGTTCATCATCCTTTCCTACCAAAGGATGCCAGAACTCTTCTACATACCACTACCTCCTACAGCATCCAAGTTGTTGCTGGTGGTACCTACCACTATGTCGGCATTTTGAAAGCTTTTGCAAAAAGCATGGATCGCATCTGGTCTCACATTCCAAACAGGCATGAATTTAAATTGCAGCTGAACGTAGATGGACTACCTCTGTTTAAGAGTTCCTCAGTACAGTTCTGGCCAATCCTTGGCTTGCTACAGGGTGTTGTGAAAAAGCCAGTTGTCATTGCTCTGTTTTGTGGTGTCTCAAAGCCAAGTTGTCTGGTTGCATATTTACAAGATCTTGTCAGTGAGTTGCAAGAACTAAGCAAAGGATTCTTCATCAAAGGGAAACAGTGCTTCTTGAAGGTCAATTCTGTCATCTGTGATGCGCCAGCAAGAGCTTTCATTAAAGGAACGAAAAGTCATACTGGTTACTCAGGATGTGACAAGTGTGTTCAAACAGGTGTTTATCTTAAACACAGAATGACTTTTCCAGAAGTCAACAGTGCACTCCGGACAGATCTGTCTTTCAAAATGCTGAATGATGAAGATCATCACGTGACAAAGTCACCATTAACTGATGTAGGTATAGGCATGGTGTCATGCTTTCCTCATGATTACATGCACCTTGTCTGTCTTGGGGTAGTGCGGAGACTGTTGGATTTATGGATTGCATCAGGGCCTTTGCCATCCCGCTTGTCTTCTCATCAGATGAAGCTTATCTCTAGTGCACTCGTAGGCTTAAGAGGTTTCATTCCTACGGATTTCGCTCGTGGATTTCGCTCGTAA